Proteins from a single region of Hymenobacter aquaticus:
- a CDS encoding InlB B-repeat-containing protein, with amino-acid sequence MKYTLSALWLALLLTLSQLGMAQNPPAGFTSTVVSTGWNEAVGLTFTSSGSQMFVWERPGKVWVVTNGQRQLVLDISEEVGAWDDHGLIGFALDPQFDANGYMYLLYVVDRHYLLNFGTPAYNPATNDYNSATIGRLTRYTATPSGNGYTVNLASRKILLGATKTTGIPSTAGGHVTGALAFGADGTLLVSTGDGAHWAPDLGSSSETSYAQALADGIITSKENVGALRSQLVNNLNGKILRIDPATGAGIPSNPFYDASNPNAPRSKVWALGFRNPFRMTVKPGTGSPDPAAANPGTLYIGNVGGSFWEEIELVDRPRQNLGWPLFEGLTPNDAFAASNVYNQDAPNPQYGLGGCTQQYFYFRDLLKQETPTGTATFPNPCDNTKAIPSSVPTFVHRRPLIDWGHGTGPSRTGIFSGSTAATINIGAAGSPVAGPQFGGNSSSGGVFYPYTDWPAAYQNTYFFGDYVGGWIRSMTVDASNKPSQVRDFVNSGAVPVAMAVSPGETGLFYVNFYPSEIRKLSYVTSATPPKAVASANKTYGPGPLAVQFTGSASSDPGGSPLTYQWNFGDGGTSTATNPAHTFAPPTTNVTNYTVTLTVRNSAGLTNQTTLVISVNNTPPQVTITSPAVGTRYPMTGNTTYNLRATVTDPEHSAAQLSYQWQTILHHGTHQHPDPVDTNVETSTTIEPYGCGSETYYYVVQLTVTDAAGLATTQQVRLDPDCTTTTFTLVDADSNEDIQAVVNGAVLNLATLPTRNLNIRANVNAATTGSVVFALSGTQTQNQTDSGFPYALFGDVSGIYNAWTPPVGNYTLMATPYSGANGSGTAAPVLMANFSVTDQLPAGSYTLTATAGSNGSVSKSPDQASYASGTVVTLTATPAAGYQFAGWSGDASGTTNPLSVTMTGNKTITATFTAIPPTTYVLTTATVGSGTVTKNPNAASYASGTVVSLTATPAAGYTFSGWSGDATGTTNPLSVTMSANKSITATFTAIPAGQSVTSYTLVNADTDTDIQPLTAGATLNLATLPTRNLNVRANTNPATVGSVVFALSGAQTRSQTEGVAPYALFSDANADYNPWTPAVGSYSLTARPYSAASGGGTAGTALTISFSVTDATAPGPFTLTTSVVGSGSVTKNPNAASYASGTVVSLTATPAAGQQFSGWSGDASGTTNPLSVTMSANKSITATFTAIPAGQSVTSYTLVNADTDTDIQPLTAGATLNLATLPTRNLNVRANTNPATVGSVVFALSGTQTRSQTEGVPPYALFSDANADYNPWTPAVGSYSLTARPYSAASGGGTAGTALTISFSVTDATAPGPFTLTTSTVGSGSVTKNPNAASYASGTVVSLTATPAAGYTFSGWSGDATGTTNPLAVTMTGNRSITATFTANPGGTTFYRAVNINGGAIVLDGQNWVGSSGAANFQVTGPTFANQAIALNPATDATRAGMIRSSVFGPSITATMSSVPAGTYSVYLYVWEDNNAEIYTIRLEGQIVQANYNSGTAGHWDRLGPYTAAITDGAINIALSGGWANFSGMEVWQQNPAAKATTSTSVATATGLTTPKPGSAVASPPARVYPNPSGTGRYQVLLPEPAAGDLTYTLLSATGARLAQGQRRGGSQLLHFNFEQEITAPGLYYLLLEGPGALHARLKLMRE; translated from the coding sequence ATGAAATACACACTTAGCGCCCTGTGGCTGGCCCTGCTGCTGACTCTTAGTCAGCTGGGAATGGCCCAAAATCCGCCGGCCGGGTTTACGTCCACCGTCGTTTCGACCGGGTGGAACGAGGCCGTGGGCCTCACCTTCACCAGCTCGGGCAGCCAGATGTTCGTGTGGGAGCGGCCCGGCAAAGTATGGGTCGTGACTAACGGGCAGCGCCAGCTGGTGCTCGACATCAGTGAGGAAGTCGGGGCCTGGGACGACCACGGCCTGATCGGCTTTGCCCTGGACCCGCAGTTCGACGCCAACGGCTACATGTATCTGCTCTACGTCGTGGACCGGCACTACCTGCTGAACTTTGGCACGCCGGCCTACAACCCCGCCACCAACGACTACAACAGCGCCACCATCGGGCGGCTGACGCGCTACACGGCCACGCCCAGCGGCAACGGCTACACCGTGAACCTGGCCAGCCGCAAGATTCTGCTGGGGGCCACCAAAACCACTGGCATTCCCTCCACGGCCGGCGGCCACGTCACCGGGGCCCTGGCGTTTGGCGCCGACGGCACCCTGCTGGTCTCGACCGGCGACGGGGCGCACTGGGCCCCCGACCTGGGCAGCTCCAGTGAAACCAGCTACGCCCAGGCGCTGGCCGACGGCATTATCACCAGCAAGGAAAACGTAGGGGCCCTCCGCTCCCAGCTGGTAAACAACCTGAACGGCAAGATTCTGCGGATCGACCCGGCTACCGGGGCGGGCATTCCCAGCAACCCCTTCTACGACGCCAGCAACCCCAACGCGCCCCGCTCGAAGGTCTGGGCCCTGGGGTTCCGCAATCCGTTTCGGATGACCGTGAAGCCCGGCACCGGCAGCCCCGACCCCGCCGCCGCCAACCCCGGCACGCTCTACATCGGCAACGTGGGCGGCTCTTTCTGGGAGGAAATCGAGCTGGTCGACCGGCCCCGGCAGAACCTGGGCTGGCCCCTGTTTGAGGGCCTGACGCCCAACGATGCCTTTGCCGCTTCCAACGTGTACAACCAGGACGCGCCCAACCCGCAGTATGGCCTCGGGGGCTGCACCCAACAATACTTCTACTTCCGCGACCTGCTCAAGCAGGAAACGCCCACCGGCACGGCCACGTTCCCCAACCCCTGCGACAACACCAAGGCCATTCCCAGCTCGGTGCCCACCTTCGTGCACCGCCGCCCGCTCATCGACTGGGGCCACGGCACGGGGCCCTCGCGCACGGGCATCTTCAGTGGCTCCACCGCTGCGACCATCAATATCGGGGCGGCCGGCTCGCCGGTGGCGGGCCCGCAGTTCGGGGGCAATTCCTCTTCGGGCGGAGTGTTTTATCCCTACACCGACTGGCCGGCGGCCTACCAGAACACGTACTTTTTCGGCGACTACGTGGGCGGCTGGATTCGCTCGATGACGGTGGACGCCAGCAACAAGCCCAGTCAGGTGCGCGACTTTGTGAACAGCGGAGCCGTGCCCGTGGCTATGGCCGTGAGCCCCGGTGAAACGGGCCTGTTCTACGTCAATTTCTACCCTTCTGAAATCCGCAAGCTGTCGTATGTCACGTCGGCCACTCCGCCCAAGGCAGTGGCCAGCGCCAACAAAACGTACGGTCCGGGGCCGCTGGCGGTGCAGTTTACCGGCAGTGCCAGCTCCGACCCCGGCGGCAGCCCGCTCACCTACCAGTGGAACTTCGGCGACGGGGGCACCAGCACGGCCACCAACCCGGCCCACACCTTTGCCCCGCCCACGACCAACGTTACGAACTACACCGTGACGCTGACCGTGCGCAACAGCGCGGGCCTGACCAACCAGACGACGCTGGTGATTTCGGTGAACAACACCCCGCCCCAGGTCACCATTACCTCGCCCGCCGTGGGTACGCGCTACCCCATGACCGGCAACACGACTTACAACCTGCGGGCCACCGTAACCGACCCCGAGCACAGCGCGGCGCAGCTTTCTTACCAGTGGCAGACCATTCTGCACCACGGCACCCACCAGCACCCCGACCCGGTGGACACGAACGTAGAAACGAGCACCACCATTGAGCCCTACGGGTGCGGGTCGGAGACGTACTACTACGTGGTGCAGCTGACCGTGACCGACGCGGCCGGGCTGGCCACCACCCAGCAGGTGCGCCTGGATCCGGACTGCACCACCACCACCTTCACCCTGGTCGATGCCGACTCCAACGAGGACATTCAGGCCGTCGTGAACGGGGCCGTGCTCAACCTGGCCACCCTGCCCACGCGCAACCTGAACATCCGGGCCAACGTCAACGCGGCCACCACCGGCAGCGTGGTGTTTGCCCTGAGTGGAACCCAGACCCAGAACCAGACGGATTCGGGGTTTCCGTACGCTTTGTTCGGGGATGTCAGCGGCATCTACAACGCCTGGACCCCGCCGGTGGGCAACTACACCCTGATGGCCACCCCCTACAGCGGCGCGAATGGCAGCGGCACGGCCGCCCCGGTGCTGATGGCCAATTTCTCGGTTACCGACCAGCTGCCGGCCGGGTCGTACACGCTGACGGCCACGGCCGGCAGTAACGGCTCGGTAAGCAAAAGTCCGGACCAGGCCAGCTACGCCTCGGGCACAGTGGTGACGCTGACGGCCACCCCGGCGGCGGGGTACCAGTTTGCGGGCTGGAGCGGCGACGCCAGCGGCACGACCAACCCGCTGAGCGTGACCATGACCGGCAACAAAACCATTACCGCCACTTTCACCGCTATTCCCCCCACGACGTACGTGCTGACCACCGCCACCGTGGGCAGCGGTACGGTCACGAAGAACCCGAATGCCGCTTCCTATGCCAGCGGCACGGTGGTGAGTTTAACCGCCACGCCGGCCGCGGGCTACACCTTCTCGGGGTGGAGCGGCGACGCCACGGGCACGACCAACCCGCTGAGCGTGACCATGTCGGCCAACAAGAGCATCACGGCCACCTTCACTGCCATTCCGGCCGGGCAGTCGGTCACCAGCTATACGCTGGTCAATGCCGATACCGATACCGACATTCAGCCCCTGACGGCCGGGGCGACCTTGAACCTGGCTACCTTGCCGACGCGCAACCTGAACGTGCGGGCCAACACCAACCCGGCCACCGTGGGCAGCGTCGTCTTTGCCCTGAGTGGGGCCCAGACGCGTAGCCAGACCGAGGGTGTGGCGCCCTACGCCCTGTTCAGCGACGCCAATGCCGACTACAATCCCTGGACGCCTGCCGTGGGCAGCTACTCGCTCACGGCCCGGCCCTACTCGGCCGCCAGCGGCGGGGGTACGGCCGGCACGGCCCTGACCATCAGCTTCTCCGTGACCGATGCCACCGCCCCCGGGCCCTTCACCCTGACCACCTCGGTGGTCGGCAGCGGCTCCGTCACCAAGAACCCGAATGCGGCTTCCTACGCCAGCGGCACGGTGGTCAGCCTGACAGCCACGCCGGCCGCCGGGCAGCAGTTCAGCGGGTGGAGTGGGGACGCCAGCGGGACGACCAACCCATTGTCGGTGACCATGTCGGCCAATAAGAGCATTACCGCCACCTTCACCGCCATTCCGGCCGGGCAGTCGGTCACCAGCTATACGCTGGTCAATGCCGATACCGATACCGACATTCAGCCCCTGACGGCCGGGGCGACCTTGAACCTGGCCACCTTGCCCACCCGCAACCTGAACGTGCGGGCCAACACCAACCCGGCCACCGTGGGTAGCGTGGTCTTCGCCCTGAGTGGGACGCAGACGCGTAGCCAGACCGAGGGTGTGCCGCCCTACGCCCTGTTCAGTGACGCCAACGCCGACTACAACCCCTGGACTCCAGCGGTGGGCAGCTACTCGCTCACGGCCCGGCCCTACTCGGCCGCCAGCGGGGGGGGCACGGCCGGCACCGCGTTGACCATCAGCTTCTCGGTCACCGATGCCACGGCCCCGGGCCCCTTCACCCTGACGACTTCCACCGTGGGCAGTGGCTCCGTCACCAAGAACCCGAATGCCGCCTCCTATGCCAGCGGCACGGTGGTGAGTTTGACGGCCACGCCGGCGGCGGGCTATACCTTCTCGGGCTGGAGCGGCGACGCCACCGGCACCACCAACCCGCTGGCGGTAACCATGACCGGCAACCGGAGCATTACGGCCACCTTCACGGCCAACCCGGGCGGCACCACCTTCTACCGGGCCGTCAACATCAATGGCGGGGCCATCGTGCTGGATGGGCAGAACTGGGTGGGCAGCAGCGGGGCCGCCAATTTCCAGGTGACGGGCCCCACGTTTGCCAACCAGGCCATTGCGCTGAACCCGGCCACCGACGCCACCCGGGCCGGCATGATTCGCAGCTCGGTGTTCGGGCCCAGCATCACGGCCACGATGAGCAGCGTACCGGCGGGCACCTACAGCGTGTACCTCTACGTCTGGGAAGACAACAACGCGGAAATCTACACCATCCGCCTCGAAGGCCAGATTGTGCAGGCCAACTACAACAGCGGCACGGCCGGCCACTGGGACCGGCTGGGACCCTACACGGCCGCCATTACCGACGGGGCCATCAACATTGCGTTGTCGGGCGGCTGGGCCAACTTCTCGGGTATGGAAGTGTGGCAGCAGAACCCGGCGGCTAAAGCTACGACCAGTACCAGCGTAGCCACCGCAACCGGGCTGACGACCCCGAAACCGGGTAGCGCGGTGGCCAGCCCGCCGGCCCGGGTGTACCCCAACCCCTCCGGCACCGGCCGCTACCAGGTGCTGCTGCCCGAGCCCGCGGCGGGCGACCTGACCTACACCCTGCTCTCGGCCACGGGGGCGCGGCTGGCCCAGGGGCAGCGGCGCGGCGGCAGCCAGCTGCTCCACTTCAACTTCGAGCAGGAAATAACCGCGCCCGGCCTCTACTACCTGCTGCTGGAAGGCCCCGGCGCGCTGCACGCCCGCCTCAAGCTGATGCGCGAGTAA
- a CDS encoding InlB B-repeat-containing protein, with protein sequence MQKTLTVLLLLLLALAVRVTGQNVTFSTTRGFYDAPFQLTLSTSLAGGSIRYTTDGSAPSSTAGTVYAGPIAIATTSVVRAIGYSGTASTPVATHSYFFLNDVVRQPATIAGWPNHDYAVDASGATATHDYEMDPDVVNAPAYSAVVKTGLLSIPTMSLVLNKNDFWDLYEGESTHPTSVEMLYPDGTREQFNCDLEAHSHNRLKRSLKLAFSTSVTTNLLRKTPYNSTAAATANTFKDTKIVLRAGNNRSWARNWNPDRTCYTRDEWYRVSQQIISGEGGRGTFVHLYVNGLYWGLYNPVERTDAGMLAQYYGGSTGDWMALDHDGIRSGDPTRFTFLTTNLVNQDMSVAANYAQLKSYLDVSKFCDYLILTWMTGMTDWPGNNFHGANRNVPPGPYWYNAWDCEWSWDVTNNSNLGAWVHPEFRNNTTGSSTIASLWHAARRSPEFMQLFADRVYRHCFNNGGLTDAASRARWAQINDFIKTAIVDESARWGDALNDGVTRTRDGHWTPEINRVDGLMNGNVTRFINALVAQGYYPTLAAPGFSQEGGTVASGAQLTLSNPNGAGTIYYTTDGTDPRAAGGAAAAGATTYGGPFALTGSVTVKARVLSGGTWSPLHEASFTVSGLISGLFINEFMASNTKLADEFGEFDDWIEIYNAGTQPVNVGGLYVTDLLSNLTKWQIPTTNPALTTIPAKGYLVLWADGQPAQGPLHLNLSLSKGGEAIGLSQLIGSTPNPLDSYTFPAQTDDVSTGRFPDGSATFRTFVAATPGSANVLNFKSGLFINELLAVNQNSITDEAGEHDPWIEIYNNNAEAVNIGGLYVTNSLGSYAQFRIPTTNAAQTTIPAKGFLRLWADNEPAEGILHLGLALNAGGGQLGLADVQGPDVSVIDSTRYGAQVADVSRGRYPDASKQFKAFASPTPGATNTVPAVAGLFINEFLASNTKYPDEFGEFDDWIEIYNSGTQPVDIGGFYITDALSNPAKYQIPTTNPAQTTIPAKGFLLLWADDQAFQGVRHVGIKLSAGGEAIGLYQPNGTAVTTLDTYTFGAQTEDVSVGRQTDGAASFVSFTQPTPNASNNGTPPNPAPTANAGPDQTLTLPVSSAALAGSGTDDGTITGYTWSLVSGPSTPVFSPDNLVAGPTISGLVAGTYTLALVVKDNLNALSAPDQVVITVNPAVSGPAVSSFTLVNADTDTDIQPLTAGETLNLATLPTRNLNVRANTSPATVGSVVFALTGAQTQNQTESVAPYALFSDAGGDYAPWTPPVGNYSLTARPYSAASGGGTAGTALTISFSVTDATAPGPFTLTTSTVGSGTVTKNPNAASYAAGTVVTLTATPAAGQQFAGWSGDASGTTNPLSVTMSANKSITATFTAIPAGQSVASFTLVNADTDTDIQPLTAGATLNLATLPTRNLNVRANTSPATVGSVVFALSGAQTQNQTESVAPYALFSDAGGDYNPWTPAVGSYSLTARPYSAASGGGTAGTALTISFSVTDATAPGPFTLTTAVVGSGSVTKNPNAASYASGTIVSLTATPATGYTFSGWSGDATGTTNPLSVTMSANKSITATFTAIPAGQSVASFTLVNADTDQDIQTLTAGAVLNLAALPTRNLNVRANTSPATVGSVVFALTGAQTQNQTESVAPYALFSDAGGDYNPWTPAVGSYSLTARPYSAASGGGTAGTPLTISFSVTDASAPGPFTLTTSTVGSGTVTKNPNAASYASGTVVSLTATPAAGYTFSGWSGDASGTANPLSVTMSANKTITATFTAVPAGQAVASFTLVNADTDQDIQTLTTGATLNLATLPTRNLNVRANTSPATVGSVVFALSGTQTRSQTESVAPYALFGDNGAGDYTAWTPAVGSYSLTGTPYSGAGGGGTAGAALTVGFSVINQVTGAKAAPTATAAPVRLAASTLQVYPNPTATGRFTVLLPDLLQRELSYTLTTEAGTLLARGKCAPAGPATRLTFDFSAQMPTAGVYYLHLANKQATVVLKLERP encoded by the coding sequence ATGCAAAAAACCCTTACTGTTCTCCTATTGCTCCTGTTGGCACTTGCCGTGCGGGTCACGGGCCAGAATGTAACTTTCTCGACCACGCGGGGCTTTTACGACGCGCCGTTCCAGCTCACGCTCAGCACCTCGCTGGCGGGCGGCAGCATCCGCTACACCACCGATGGCTCGGCCCCGAGCAGCACGGCCGGCACCGTCTACGCGGGCCCCATTGCCATTGCCACGACCAGCGTGGTGCGGGCCATTGGCTACAGCGGCACGGCCAGCACGCCGGTAGCCACGCATTCCTACTTTTTCCTGAACGACGTGGTGCGTCAGCCGGCCACCATTGCCGGCTGGCCCAACCACGACTACGCCGTGGACGCCAGCGGGGCCACCGCCACCCACGACTACGAAATGGACCCCGACGTGGTGAATGCGCCGGCCTACAGCGCCGTGGTCAAAACCGGCCTGCTGTCGATTCCGACCATGTCGCTGGTGCTGAACAAAAACGACTTCTGGGATTTGTACGAGGGCGAATCGACCCACCCCACCTCGGTGGAAATGCTCTACCCGGATGGCACCCGGGAACAGTTCAACTGCGACTTGGAGGCCCACAGCCACAACCGCCTGAAACGGTCGTTGAAGCTGGCCTTCAGCACCTCCGTAACGACCAACCTGCTGCGCAAAACGCCCTACAACAGCACCGCTGCCGCCACGGCCAACACTTTCAAGGATACCAAGATTGTGCTGCGGGCGGGCAACAACCGCTCCTGGGCCCGCAACTGGAACCCCGACCGCACCTGCTACACCCGCGACGAGTGGTACCGGGTGTCGCAGCAGATTATTTCGGGCGAAGGCGGCCGGGGCACCTTCGTGCACCTGTACGTGAACGGCCTGTACTGGGGCCTCTACAACCCCGTGGAGCGCACCGACGCGGGCATGCTCGCGCAGTACTACGGCGGCAGCACCGGCGACTGGATGGCCCTGGACCACGACGGCATCCGGAGCGGCGACCCCACGCGCTTTACCTTCCTGACCACCAACCTCGTGAACCAGGACATGAGCGTGGCGGCCAACTACGCCCAGCTGAAAAGCTACCTGGATGTGAGCAAGTTCTGCGACTACCTGATTCTGACCTGGATGACGGGTATGACGGACTGGCCCGGCAACAACTTTCACGGGGCCAACCGCAACGTGCCGCCCGGCCCCTACTGGTACAACGCCTGGGACTGCGAATGGTCGTGGGACGTGACCAACAACTCGAACCTGGGGGCCTGGGTGCACCCCGAGTTCCGCAACAACACAACCGGCAGCTCGACCATTGCCAGCCTCTGGCACGCGGCCCGGCGCAGCCCGGAGTTTATGCAGCTCTTCGCCGACCGGGTGTACCGCCACTGCTTCAACAACGGCGGGCTGACCGATGCCGCCTCCCGGGCCCGCTGGGCCCAGATCAACGACTTCATCAAAACGGCCATCGTGGATGAGTCGGCGCGCTGGGGCGACGCGCTGAACGACGGCGTGACCCGCACCCGCGACGGGCACTGGACGCCGGAAATCAACCGGGTGGACGGGCTGATGAACGGCAACGTGACGCGCTTTATCAACGCGCTGGTGGCCCAGGGCTACTACCCCACGCTGGCGGCACCGGGCTTTAGCCAGGAAGGCGGCACGGTGGCCTCGGGCGCGCAGCTCACCCTGAGCAACCCCAACGGCGCGGGCACCATTTACTACACCACCGACGGCACCGACCCGCGGGCGGCGGGCGGCGCGGCAGCGGCCGGGGCCACAACCTACGGCGGCCCGTTTGCCCTCACGGGCAGCGTCACGGTGAAAGCCCGGGTGCTGAGCGGCGGCACCTGGAGCCCGCTGCACGAGGCCTCGTTCACGGTATCGGGCCTGATTTCGGGCTTGTTTATCAACGAGTTTATGGCCAGCAACACCAAGCTGGCCGACGAGTTCGGGGAGTTCGACGACTGGATTGAAATCTACAACGCGGGCACCCAGCCGGTCAACGTCGGGGGGCTCTATGTGACGGACCTGCTGAGCAACCTCACCAAGTGGCAGATTCCGACCACCAACCCGGCCCTGACCACCATTCCGGCCAAGGGCTACCTGGTGCTGTGGGCCGACGGGCAGCCCGCGCAGGGGCCGCTGCACCTGAACCTGAGCTTGAGCAAGGGCGGCGAGGCCATCGGCCTTTCCCAGCTGATCGGCTCGACGCCCAACCCGCTGGATTCCTACACCTTCCCGGCCCAGACCGACGACGTGTCCACGGGGCGGTTTCCGGACGGCAGCGCCACGTTCCGCACCTTCGTGGCGGCCACGCCCGGCAGCGCCAACGTGCTGAATTTCAAATCGGGATTGTTCATCAATGAGCTGCTGGCCGTCAACCAGAACTCCATTACGGATGAAGCCGGCGAGCATGACCCCTGGATTGAAATCTACAACAACAACGCCGAGGCCGTCAACATCGGGGGGCTGTACGTGACCAACTCGCTCGGCAGCTACGCCCAGTTCCGCATCCCGACCACCAACGCGGCCCAGACGACCATTCCGGCCAAGGGCTTTCTGCGGCTGTGGGCCGATAATGAGCCGGCCGAGGGCATCTTGCACCTGGGCTTGGCCCTGAACGCCGGCGGCGGGCAGCTGGGCCTGGCCGACGTGCAGGGGCCCGACGTGTCGGTAATCGACTCGACGCGCTACGGGGCGCAGGTGGCCGACGTGTCGCGGGGGCGCTACCCCGATGCCAGCAAGCAGTTCAAGGCCTTTGCCAGCCCCACGCCGGGGGCCACGAACACCGTACCGGCCGTGGCGGGCTTGTTTATCAACGAGTTTCTGGCCAGCAACACCAAGTACCCGGACGAGTTTGGGGAGTTCGACGACTGGATTGAGATTTACAACTCCGGCACCCAGCCCGTGGACATCGGCGGATTTTACATCACCGACGCGCTGAGCAACCCGGCCAAGTACCAGATTCCGACCACCAACCCGGCCCAGACGACAATTCCGGCCAAGGGCTTCCTGCTGCTGTGGGCCGACGACCAGGCGTTTCAGGGCGTGCGGCACGTGGGCATCAAGCTCAGCGCCGGCGGGGAGGCCATCGGCCTGTATCAGCCCAACGGCACGGCCGTGACGACGCTGGACACCTACACGTTCGGGGCCCAGACGGAGGACGTGTCGGTGGGCCGGCAGACGGATGGGGCCGCCAGCTTCGTGAGCTTCACCCAGCCTACGCCCAATGCCAGCAACAACGGCACCCCGCCCAACCCGGCCCCCACCGCCAACGCCGGCCCCGACCAGACCCTCACGCTGCCGGTCAGCAGCGCCGCGCTGGCCGGCTCGGGCACCGACGACGGCACCATTACGGGCTACACCTGGAGCCTGGTCAGCGGCCCGTCGACGCCCGTGTTCAGCCCCGACAACCTGGTGGCCGGCCCGACCATCAGCGGCCTGGTAGCCGGCACCTACACGTTGGCGCTGGTCGTGAAAGACAACCTGAACGCGCTGAGTGCGCCCGACCAGGTGGTGATTACCGTGAATCCGGCGGTCAGCGGCCCGGCGGTGAGCAGCTTCACCTTGGTCAACGCTGACACCGATACCGACATTCAGCCCCTCACGGCCGGGGAGACGCTGAATCTGGCCACCTTGCCGACCCGCAACCTGAACGTGCGGGCCAACACCAGCCCGGCTACCGTGGGTAGCGTGGTCTTTGCCCTGACCGGGGCGCAGACTCAAAACCAGACGGAAAGCGTGGCCCCGTATGCCTTGTTCAGCGACGCGGGCGGTGACTATGCCCCCTGGACCCCGCCGGTAGGCAATTATTCTCTAACAGCCCGGCCCTACTCGGCCGCCAGCGGCGGGGGCACAGCCGGTACGGCCCTGACCATCAGCTTCTCGGTCACCGATGCCACGGCCCCAGGCCCCTTCACCCTGACGACTTCCACCGTGGGCAGCGGCACGGTAACGAAGAACCCGAATGCGGCTTCCTATGCCGCAGGCACGGTGGTGACACTCACAGCCACGCCGGCCGCCGGGCAGCAGTTCGCCGGCTGGAGCGGCGACGCCAGCGGGACGACCAACCCGCTGAGCGTGACTATGTCGGCCAATAAGAGCATTACCGCCACCTTCACCGCCATTCCGGCCGGACAATCGGTGGCTAGCTTCACCTTGGTCAACGCCGATACCGACACCGACATTCAGCCCCTAACGGCGGGGGCAACCTTGAATCTGGCCACGCTACCCACCCGCAACCTGAACGTGCGGGCCAACACCAGCCCGGCCACCGTGGGCAGCGTCGTCTTCGCTCTGAGCGGAGCGCAAACCCAGAACCAGACGGAAAGTGTAGCGCCCTACGCCCTGTTTAGTGACGCCGGCGGCGACTACAACCCCTGGACGCCCGCCGTGGGCAGCTACTCGCTCACGGCCCGGCCCTACTCGGCCGCCAGCGGCGGGGGCACGGCCGGCACCGCGTTGACCATCAGCTTCTCGGTCACCGATGCCACCGCTCCCGGGCCCTTCACCCTGACCACCGCGGTGGTCGGCAGCGGCTCCGTCACCAAGAATCCGAATGCGGCTTCCTACGCCAGTGGCACGATAGTGAGCCTGACGGCCACGCCCGCTACGGGCTACACCTTCTCGGGCTGGAGCGGCGACGCCACCGGGACGACCAACCCGTTGTCGGTGACCATGTCGGCCAATAAGAGCATCACCGCTACGTTCACGGCCATTCCGGCCGGGCAGTCGGTGGCTAGCTTTACGTTGGTCAACGCCGATACCGACCAGGATATTCAGACCCTGACGGCCGGGGCCGTGCTCAACCTGGCCGCGCTGCCCACGCGCAACCTGAACGTGCGGGCCAACACCAGCCCGGCCACCGTGGGCAGCGTCGTCTTCGCTCTGACCGGGGCCCAAACCCAGAACCAGACGGAAAGTGTAGCGCCCTACGCCCTATTTAGCGACGCCGGCGGCGACTACAACCCCTGGACGCCGGCCGTGGGCAGCTACTCGCTCACGGCCCGGCCCTACTCGGCCGCCAGCGGCGGGGGCACGGCCGGTACGCCCCTGACCATCAGCTTCTCGGTCACCGATGCCTCCGCCCCGGGCCCCTTCACCCTGACGACTTCCACCGTGGGCAGCGGTACGGTGACAAAGAACCCGAATGCAGCTTCCTACGCCAGCGGCACGGTGGTGAGTTTGACGGCCACGCCGGCCGCGGGCTACACCTTCTCGGGGTGGAGTGGGGACGCCAGCGGGACGGCCAACCCGCTGAGCGTGACTATGTCGGCTAACAAGACCATTACCGCCACCTTCACCGCTGTTCCCGCCGGGCAGGCGGTGGCTAGCTTCACCTTGGTCAATGCCGATACCGACCAGGATATCCAGACCCTCACCACTGGGGCGACCTTGAACCTGGCCACCTTGCCGACCCGCAACCTGAACGTGCGGGCCAACACCAGCCCGGCCACCGTGGGCAGCGTGGTCTTTGCCCTGAGTGGGACCCAGACGCGTAGCCAGACGGAAAGTGTGGCCCCCTACGCCCTGTTTGGCGACAATGGCGCGGGTGACTACACGGCCTGGACGCCGGCGGTGGGCAGCTACTCCCTGACGGGCACTCCCTACAGCGGGGCCGGCGGGGGCGGCACGGCCGGCGCGGCCCTGACCGTTGGCTTCAGCGTCATCAACCAGGTGACGGGCGCCAAGGCGGCCCCTACCGCTACGGCGGCCCCGGTGCGACTGGCGGCCAGCACGCTGCAGGTATACCCCAACCCAACTGCTACCGGCCGGTTTACCGTGTTGCTGCCCGACCTTCTGCAGCGGGAGCTGAGCTACACGCTGACAACCGAAGCGGGCACCCTGCTGGCCCGCGGCAAGTGCGCCCCGGCCGGGCCGGCCACCCGGCTCACGTTCGACTTTTCTGCCCAGATGCCCACGGCTGGCGTCTACTATCTGCACCTGGCAAACAAGCAGGCCACCGTGGTCCTGAAGCTGGAACGGCCTTAG